From Paenibacillus sp. FSL H8-0537:
CATCTTGCTTGCCAGTGATAAGTCATAGGGCGGAAAACGAAACACATAATAATCATTGACTTCAACTTCATGGAAAAAAATATTTTTATTAAAATGGCCTAGCCGGAACGGAATGCTGTGCGTTATAAAATGAATTTCATGTCCTCGCTCTGCAAGCAGCTTGCCGAGCTCAGTCGCAACGACACCAGAGCCGCCAAGCGTAGGATAACAGGTTATCCCAATTTTCAACTTACGTGCCATGTCCTGCTCACTCCTGCCGTCTCTAGCTTTTATAATGAATTCTATTCCCAATGGTTTGTATATCTTGCCGAATCTGTTGCCTGGCCTTCTAAAATAATTTCACCTCATGCGGCCGTTTCAAAGCAAAGCCTTCCGCATATTCCCAGGAGCGCGCTTGACCGAGCAGCATATCTCTCGCTTCCACCCGTTCCACATAACGGTCGGTGAGCGGCGTCGAAACGCGGTCTTCCGCCCCAGAAACCGCTTGAAACTGCGAGCGATAAGCAAGCAGCGATTGGCGCTTCGTTTCGTATTGCTCACTGACATCTACAACAAGCGAAACCTGCTCCATGTCATTTATGTAATAATAAATCAGCTGCTGCACCTGGACAGGGGGAAGCTCCGGCATATATTTTCGCAGCTTGGCATTAAATACAGCTTCCTCGACCAGCTTGCTGCATGCAATATGATCGGGATGCCGATCAACCCAATACGGCGCAAACACGATGCGCGGACGGCTGCGGCGAATTTCCGCCACAATGCTGTCGATGTTGCTGCGGGTAAGCTCAAGTCCGCGATCCGGCAGCTGCAAATTGGTCCGTGAATAAAGACCAAGCACCGCAGCAGCGTCATCGGCTTCTCGCCTTCGCTGCTCTACGGTGCCATTCGAAGACATTTCTGCTTCGGTTAAATCACAAATACCAACCAGCATGCCTGCCATTGTATGTTTGGCAATGGTGCCGCCCATTCCAATTTCAGCATCATCTGCATGAGCGCCAAATACGAGAATATCTAACGGCTCACTCATAGCGGCAATTCAGGCTTGTACTTATGAACAAGCTCTCTCCAAGCAAAATCCCCGCGTTCCAGCGCCTTGACTAGCAATTCGGCTGTCGCTACGTTTGTCGCAACCGGAATACCCTGCACATCGCAAAGGCGAAGCAGCGCAATAATATCTGGCTCATGCGGCTGCGCCATAAGCGGGTCACGCAGGAAGATAATCAGATCCATTTCATTTTGGGCAACAAGGGCCCCGATTTGCTGGTCGCCGCCAAGCGGTCCCGACATGAAGCGGTGGATGCTCAAATCCGTCTGCTCCATAATTCTCGTACCGGTCGTACCTGTTGAATAGAGCTCATGGCCTACAAAAACCCTTTCGTAGGCAATAACAAAGTTGACGATCTCTTCTTTCTTTCGGTCATGCGCGATGAATGCTATTTTCATAGGTGAGGCCCCTCTTCCGCTGTCTAGTTCAATCCTTCTACTAATCCATCAAATGCTCGAACCCGTATACTAATCCGCTGTAACCCATCACTTTCTTGATTGCTACATTAACGCCTGGCATATAGCCCGCACGGTCATAGGAGTCATGGCGAATTTTGAGCGATTGGCCATAACCGCCAAATACAACTTCCTGCTGCGCAAATACGCCCGGAAGTCTCACACTATGTATACGGAAGCCATTGTAGTAACCGCCTCTTGCTCCTTCGATCGTTTCCTTCTCATTAGGATTGCCTTGGCGCAGCTCTTGGCGAGCCTCAGCAATGAGCTCTGCCGTCTTGATCGATGTGCCCGAAGGAGCATCGAGCTTGTGGTCGCCATGATATTCGATAATTTCAACATGCGGCAAATATTTTGAGGCCTGTGCAGCAAATTTCATCATCAGAATAGCGCCAATCGAAAAGTTAGGCGCGATGAGCCCGCCAAGCTGCTTCTCGATACAACGCTGGTTAAGCTCTTCAATTTGCTCAGGTGTAAAACCCGTCGTTCCCATTATAGGACGAACGCCAAATTCAATGGCTGTTTTTGTATGTTCATAGGCAGCATGCGGAGCCGTAAAATCTACCATAACATCGGCCTTTGCGCTGCTAAGCGCCTCTTCAATCGTTTTGCAAGCGATGATGCCTGTATTGGGCTTATTCGCAAAGCTTCCTGCATCTACAGCGCCTGCTGAAGGCGCGACGGCGGATACGAGCTCCAGCGCCTCATCCTCCAGCACCATTTTTACCACTTCACGGCCCATAAGACCGCCTGCTCCGATAACTGCTACTTTAATTGTATCCACTTATCCATCACCTGTTCCTTCGTCTATGTTGTCCGTTAATCCGGTAGCGCATCAAGCGCCGCCGGCGGCTCACATCAGCAAATAGCCTTCTGGCGGCTGAATGCCCCGGGTCAAGCCGAATCGCTTCGCGCGCATGCTCAGCAGCTTCATCCAGCTGCCCAAGTTCAGCATACGTCATTGCGATCCAATAAAAAGCGTCAAAGCACAGCGGATCAAGCTCTACTGCCTGCTTTAGCAGCAGCAGCGCCTCTTCCAATGCCGGCGGTTCTTGTGTCAACAGTTGCTGCGCATTCGAAAGCTGCAGCCTTGCTTCTATCGTCTGAAAATGATAAATATATTCCGGTTCATCCTCCGCCAGCTCAAGCGCCCTGCGGGCATGTTCATAAGCTTTCGACCATTTCCCGCTGCGCGCGCATGAAATAGCGCATTTATGATAATAACTGGCATTGTCAGGCTCTGCGGCAATCGCTTGCTCAAACCAGATAATAGCCTGTTCAAAATCGCTGGTCAAAATGAAAGCATACGCCTTTTTGATACAAGCTTCCCCGTTCATTACCGCCCATCCTCCTTGTACACAGGTTGATGGTACAGCATATGTGAGAGGCGGCATTACTGTTCAGCGTTTTTTAAAGTCCAGCGGTTTTTATCCCGTGTATTAAATTTGTCCATGACTTTGTTGTGTGCTTCCGTTAAATCAATATCGAGCGAATTGGCAAAACAGGATAAAAGAAATAAAATATCGCCAAGCTCCATTTCAATGGAGTTGTCGGCTTCATCCGCCTTTTTGCGTTTCTCGCCGTAGGAATGGTTCACTTCACGCGCAAGCTCGCCGACTTCCTCGCTCATTCTTGCCATCAGTGCCAGTGGACTGAAATAGCCTTCTTTAAATTGAGAAATATAATCATCCACTTCTTGCTGGATATCTGCCAACGATTTTTGAGCCATAGGTGAAATTCCCTTCTTTCAAGACTACCGTTTCCCACATCTATTGCAGTTGGAAAACAAGCCTAAAACTAATTGTTGTCAATAATTCATATGTTAACGCAAAGAGACGATGAAAACAATGTTTTTGAACGATGAAAATTGCGCTATACTACAGAATGGAAACCGCCATCTGATCATCATCGGCGTTTTTCGGCTGTCGCCTCTAGAAGATTTATCGCAAGCAGTGGACAGGGAAGCGAATAAGTGAAATAATGGATTTTTTATACTTATATGCTTATATTTTAAAAAAGGAGAATTCTAATGATGTTTCGTAAAGTAACCAAGCAATTACAAATTATTCTGCCTATTCTGCTAGGCACAGCCATATATGCTTTTGGGCTGCACTATTTTCTTATACCGAATATGCTTATGGAGGGCGGTGTAACCGGTATAGCGGTTCTGCTAAATTATGCAGCCGGATGGCCGCTGTCCATTACGACGCTTGTCCTCAACATTCCGTTGTTTCTGCTTGGCTGGAGGACGCTTGGCCGTACCGAAATGCTTTATACGCTCGCTGGCATCGTTTCGCTTTCCTTCTTCCTAGCCGTAATGGAGCAGCTTATTGCCAAAGGCTGGGTCGTAACGTTCCACACTTCAACCGATTACATACTTGCTGCTTTGTATGCGGGAGTTACGCTCGGCGCAGGGCTTGGCATCGTCTTTCGTTTTGGCGGAACGACTGGAGGCGTGGATATTATAGCCCGAATCGTATCACGTCGCAAAACGCTGAGCATGGGGCAGATTATTCTCATTCTCGATATTGTCATTATCGGGGGCTCGCTCTTTTTTATTCCTATCGAAAAAGTGCTGTATACGCTCGTAACGGTATTTGTTGCCGCCAAGCTCATTGATTTCATTCAGGATGGCGCTTATGCCGCCAAATCCTTCTCGATTATTACAGACAAAGGGACTCCGATGGCGCAGCGCATTACGATTGAAATGGAACGCGGTGTGACGCTGATGCCGGCAAAAGGCGCCTTTTCCGGTCAGCAAAAGGAAATCGTATATTGCGTCGTTCAGCGGCAGGAGCTGCGCCGCCTCAAAGCAATCGTTCGCAGCGTTGATCCTCGTGCATTCGTCATCATTAATGATGTCCACGATGTGCTGGGCGAAGGATTCAACGAGGAATAAAAGCATAAAGCCGCTCCCATCAAGGGAGCGGCTTTATGCCGTAAGGCTGCTGCTTGTATTTACGCCAGCTTTTATAGGCAAGCACAGCCATAATAATAGCACCGAGCAGCAGCGTCCAGCTTACCGGATTAGCCGATGCAGGTGGCGCAAGCGCAGGCTCTTCAACAACAGATTGCGGCTTGTCCGTAAACAATCTGCTTACGGCTGCTCCAAGCTGCGTCAGCGCCTCGTCGACTCGACTCGCTTGCGCTTGGTCTTGAGGTCCAGCGGATAACAGCACATTCGTATAGCGTATCCGCTCATGCAGCTCTGCTGTCCGTCCTTCCGGACGCAGCATAAAGGCAGGACCTTCAACAAGCGCCAAATGCGCGCTTAAGTTGTCTATCGCCGCCCTCGCAGCAGCAGCCCGCTCTTCATATGGGCGCTTCCATGCTTTTCTCACACGGCTTACATCCTCGAGCATAACCCGCTCATATTGCATCCATAACCCACTGGCTGGCCTAAGCATCGCATCCGCAGTTAGATGAATGCGGGCAGAGGTAGCCAGCCACCCGGCGGGCTGCCTTTTGCTCAGAAGCTCCTCCGAGACAGCCTGTATGCTTTGCTGCAGCATAATCCACCCAGCTGGGCGGCCTTCAATGCCAGTCTCCAGCTGCGGCAGCAGTCGCTCCAACTGCTGGACATATTTATAACCAGCTTGGCGGTTGTCTGCGTAAGAAGCCTTATATAATGAATTAGCCGCTTCCTCGAAACGACGCATGAGCACTTCAGCATCGACAGCCTCCGCTTGCCTTGCGCCAAGCGGTTGTTCGCCTGCATAAGCCCAAGTCGCAGAAACAGAGCCAAGCAGCATTGCGATACTTAATAGAATGGGCATTGCAATACGCGTTCTCATGGACATCCCCCCATAATTAAGCTTATGAGGGGATGTCCATCGTTATGCTTTTTTATGCTTGTTTTCTCGCTCGGAGCGCCAGCCAGCCCACGACAAAGCTAAAGATGGATAAGCCATATGTATACAGGCGAACTTGCGGCAAATCGTCCATCAGCTCATCAGCCAGCCACGGGAATACGCCGAACGAATAATCAATGGTGTCATTAAGCAGCAGCCAAGCTGTGGCAACAACGACAGCCTTGAATCCCGCTTTCATAAAACGAGCATACAGAAGCACCTCTACAGCCATGCCAAGATGAGAAAAAACGAGCATGCCGTGCTGCCAATTCAGTTCCCCGCCCTGCGCTCCCGTCGCCACGATCATGGACACCGCCCACAAGCCATATTTCACCGACGTGACAACTGCAAGTCCTTCGATAATCATTCTAGTCACCTGAACGAATCTAGATGCCGATTCTGGCGGCGGGAACAGCAAGTAAAGCAGCGTAAGGGTAAAAAACAAACTAGCTGTCGGACTGTCCGGCACAAATACAAGCAGCCAAGACGGAAAACGTTCATAAGTATAAACCAATTGATTCCAGTACCATATGTAACCGTAAACGGTCCCTAAAAAATTAACGATAAACAGCAGCCACAAGATCGTACGATTCATCCACAGCATGCGGCTCCATAACCATGACAATCCCATTGTTTTCAGCCCCTATATTCCCAGCCTTGTTGTACCAAGCGAGCATTGCCTTGCCTAATAAGTTTGAAAAGAACCTGATTGCAATGAAGCAATCAGGTTCTTGCTGTTACTTATTTATTCAGTTGCAGCTTTCTGCTTGGAAAGCCACGTTGCAATTTGATCAATCTGCTCAGCGCTCAGGCTGTCTTTGAAGGCAGGCATATTGCCATTACCGTTCGTGACGGTAGCAACAATTTCTTCCTTGGACAAGACATCTCCAATACCACGAAGTGCAGGAATTTGCGGTGGGTTACCCTTCATGTCTGCTGCATGACAGGTCAGACATTTGGATTGCTCCATCAGCTTATGAGCTGGATCATCCGCTTCTACAATTGCAACAGCCGCGGTTTCAGGCTTCTTCGTCGTGCTAGGAGCCTCTTCACCTTTAGCCGCCGCTTCTCTGGCTTTCTCTTCACGAACGTGATGCTCAGGAATTGTATTGGTAATTTCCAGCTGGTGCTGGTAGTGATCCCAAGATACAACCGTCAAATACACTGTCGCGATCAATGATAAAATCATGAGCGAGGAAGCAATTGGACGACGATAAAATCTGCGCTCTTTGCCTGTATCCAGGAAAGGAGCAAGCAGCAAGCCGCCGAACATAACGCCAGGTATGCCCATCGTACCGAGCACGATATAATCCTGTGAAACATATGGATATTTCAAAAATTGATACAAAAACAAGAAATACCAGTCCGGCATCGGAATAAACGCTGCGTTTGTCGGATCTGCCGGATAGCCAAGCGGAGCTGGCTCTGCAATCGTCCATACGAGAAAACCGACGAGTACGACGCAGCCAACCATCCACTCTTTCAGCAGGAAGTTAGGAATAAACGCCTCTGACTTCCCTGGAAAAGACGTATAGTCGGGCGGAATATTCGGATGATTGTTTTTCTTCACCCGTGAATCTCCGACGAATACAACCTTTTCGTCTGATTTGTGACCATGTGCCATCATAAAGTCCTCCCTTCGCTTAAAGTGGTCCCGAAATACCTTGTTTCCGAATCATCAGGAAGTGAGCCGCTAGCATAGCAAGCAATGCGCCAGGCAGGAAGAATACGTGAATCGCGAAGAAGCGAGTCAGCGTTTGCGCACCTACGATGTCGCCGCCATACAGGAACTTCCCGATGTAAGGTCCGATGTACGGAACGGATTCCGCGATTTGAACGCCGACCTTAGTTGCGAAGTAAGCTTTGTTATCCCATGGAAGAAGGTAGCCCGTGAAACCAAGGCCCAACATAATGAAGAAAATAAGCATACCTACTACCCAGTTCATTTCGCGCGGCGCTTTATAAGAGCCGGTGAAGAATACGCGCAGCGTATGTAAAAACATCATAACAATAACAAGACTCGCACCAAAGTGATGCATACCGCGAACGATGCCGCCGAATGCGACCTTATGGTTCAAATAGTCAACGCTTGCATAAGCATTCAGAATATCCGGAACATAATACATCGTCAGGAACATGCCGGACAAAATTTGAATGACGGTAATAAAAAACGTCAAGCCGCCAAAGCAATAGACGAACGCCGAGAAGTGATGCGCAGGGTTAACGTGCTCAGGAACCTCATGGTCCGCAACGTCCCTCCACAACGGCGTAATGTCAAGACGTTCATCGATCCAATTGTATACACTTTTAAACATCTGATCATTCGCCTCCTTAGCCTACCCGTGAATTTGGCTTAACTGGACCCAAGTAAACAAATCCATTCTCAATCTTCACTTCGTATTCATCCAATGGATTTGGTGCTACGGTAATGTTCTTGCCGTCTTTCGTATAACGCGCGTCGTGACACGGGCAGTCATACTCATCTTTACCCTTCGCATTCCAGGCAATCGTGCAACCCAGATGTTTGCAGATTGGTGAAAGCGCAAATACTTTGTTATTTGCGTCTTTGGACACCCAAGCAGACAGCTCAGGATCGCTGACGTACCATCCATCAACTTGGTGAATTTGGAACTTAAACTCTTGCGGATCTGTTGTAATTTTGCTCTCTTCTACTACTTTAACAAAGGTGCCTTCGGTTTTTTTCTCTAATAATGGGTCTACCGCAAAACGCACCATTGGAAGCACGGCTCCGCCCATCATAAAAGCGGTTGTTCCACCGAGCGTATACGACAAAAACTGCCGTCTTGACATCTCTTTGCGTTGAAGCGGCTTGTGTGCCGATTCTTGATGTTCGTGGTTACTCATCTTCTGTTCTACCCCCTTTGCCAACCATTTCTTGTGTTTTAGCGCATAGCAAAACACATGACGAACTAGGACATACTTATAATAGCCTAGGTGCTTAGGAGCGTCAAGAATATGGCTGATGATTGACTGCCTAATAAAATGTTGATTTTTAATTTGTAATTAATTTGTCACATTTAACCTTGCATGGCATTTGTTTTCCCCATAAAATCGTTTAATTATGCAAATCAAGCGTAAACGACTTTTCCGTCCTCTAGCAGCAAAGCTTTCGTTTCGAGGGTGGAATGTAGAGAATGGATAACGAAATCATATCCCTTCCTATATTTCAAGGTGAAACGGCCGAAAGCCGTCCTTGGCGGCGCAGGGTGTATCATTCCGTCGACTGCTTTGGATTCCACATGAGCGAAACGCGCTCCTTCACGTCCGCAGCATGAGGCAGTTCACCCGCTTGATCTGGCCCCAGCAGCAAATCGGCTTGAACGCCTGCCAAATCCAGCTTGCCGGATGCTGTCGCTACAATTATATATCGGAAGCCTGCGCCTCTAAGTGAAGCGCATACATCATTAATCATATCAACAGCCGCGCGGGCACCTACATAATGAAGCGCTGGATAAGTGACGACTCGCCCTTTAAAAGGAATTTCAATCAGATCCATAACATCACGCAGACGCTCCAGAGCAGCAGTCGCCTCATAAGGCTGCTCTTCGCCGCTCATGCCTGTGACAGGCAGCATACAAGTATCCAAATAAGGACGCAGCTCTTCCCACTGTTCTTCTTGCACATCGCTAAATTTCATTGCCAAGATCTCCTTCCGCTTGCAGCTACAGCTGGCTTATCGCAGCTTGCGAAAGCCTACGAGCCTCCATTTTATATACCAAGCCTTTGTCTATGTTAACGTTTTATTCCCCATTTGCCAATGGGTTTTCCCCTTCTGCCTGCCGATTCTTTGTGATGCACAGCAAAATAAGCTTCTACCTCAGCCCGCGAGCTTTCTCGCCGGAGCCTCTGATGGAAGCTTATTTTGCCCTTCATTCTTGCATCCACGTTATGCCTTCACTTCATTTCGTTCAATTCTTTAGCTAAGCGATAAAACATATCCTCATCGCCAGCCGCAAGCGACTGGTCAATTTCGCGGTATATACGCTCCGCACGGAATTTTCGCACCGCTTCATCCAGCGCCATTTCTGCTGCAAGCGACAGCATCGCTTCATACGTTACCTTCATTTTATCCATAGGATACACCTCCACACCGGCGTTAAGAGATCCTATATTCTTCGCCTTTCTTCACGTAGCTTTCCATCGTTCGTTTCATTCGCAGCAAATCGTCCTCCGTAAGCTCTCTAACGACTTTAGCAGGTGAACCAAGAGAAAGCGTATAGGGTGGTATCTTCTTATT
This genomic window contains:
- a CDS encoding DUF1405 domain-containing protein, with translation MGLSWLWSRMLWMNRTILWLLFIVNFLGTVYGYIWYWNQLVYTYERFPSWLLVFVPDSPTASLFFTLTLLYLLFPPPESASRFVQVTRMIIEGLAVVTSVKYGLWAVSMIVATGAQGGELNWQHGMLVFSHLGMAVEVLLYARFMKAGFKAVVVATAWLLLNDTIDYSFGVFPWLADELMDDLPQVRLYTYGLSIFSFVVGWLALRARKQA
- a CDS encoding DUF2487 family protein, which produces MKFSDVQEEQWEELRPYLDTCMLPVTGMSGEEQPYEATAALERLRDVMDLIEIPFKGRVVTYPALHYVGARAAVDMINDVCASLRGAGFRYIIVATASGKLDLAGVQADLLLGPDQAGELPHAADVKERVSLMWNPKQSTE
- the mgsA gene encoding methylglyoxal synthase, with product MKIAFIAHDRKKEEIVNFVIAYERVFVGHELYSTGTTGTRIMEQTDLSIHRFMSGPLGGDQQIGALVAQNEMDLIIFLRDPLMAQPHEPDIIALLRLCDVQGIPVATNVATAELLVKALERGDFAWRELVHKYKPELPL
- a CDS encoding tetratricopeptide repeat protein — its product is MNGEACIKKAYAFILTSDFEQAIIWFEQAIAAEPDNASYYHKCAISCARSGKWSKAYEHARRALELAEDEPEYIYHFQTIEARLQLSNAQQLLTQEPPALEEALLLLKQAVELDPLCFDAFYWIAMTYAELGQLDEAAEHAREAIRLDPGHSAARRLFADVSRRRRLMRYRINGQHRRRNR
- a CDS encoding nucleotide pyrophosphohydrolase translates to MAQKSLADIQQEVDDYISQFKEGYFSPLALMARMSEEVGELAREVNHSYGEKRKKADEADNSIEMELGDILFLLSCFANSLDIDLTEAHNKVMDKFNTRDKNRWTLKNAEQ
- a CDS encoding cytochrome b6, which codes for MFKSVYNWIDERLDITPLWRDVADHEVPEHVNPAHHFSAFVYCFGGLTFFITVIQILSGMFLTMYYVPDILNAYASVDYLNHKVAFGGIVRGMHHFGASLVIVMMFLHTLRVFFTGSYKAPREMNWVVGMLIFFIMLGLGFTGYLLPWDNKAYFATKVGVQIAESVPYIGPYIGKFLYGGDIVGAQTLTRFFAIHVFFLPGALLAMLAAHFLMIRKQGISGPL
- a CDS encoding IDEAL domain-containing protein, which gives rise to MDKMKVTYEAMLSLAAEMALDEAVRKFRAERIYREIDQSLAAGDEDMFYRLAKELNEMK
- a CDS encoding YitT family protein is translated as MMFRKVTKQLQIILPILLGTAIYAFGLHYFLIPNMLMEGGVTGIAVLLNYAAGWPLSITTLVLNIPLFLLGWRTLGRTEMLYTLAGIVSLSFFLAVMEQLIAKGWVVTFHTSTDYILAALYAGVTLGAGLGIVFRFGGTTGGVDIIARIVSRRKTLSMGQIILILDIVIIGGSLFFIPIEKVLYTLVTVFVAAKLIDFIQDGAYAAKSFSIITDKGTPMAQRITIEMERGVTLMPAKGAFSGQQKEIVYCVVQRQELRRLKAIVRSVDPRAFVIINDVHDVLGEGFNEE
- a CDS encoding ubiquinol-cytochrome c reductase iron-sulfur subunit → MSNHEHQESAHKPLQRKEMSRRQFLSYTLGGTTAFMMGGAVLPMVRFAVDPLLEKKTEGTFVKVVEESKITTDPQEFKFQIHQVDGWYVSDPELSAWVSKDANNKVFALSPICKHLGCTIAWNAKGKDEYDCPCHDARYTKDGKNITVAPNPLDEYEVKIENGFVYLGPVKPNSRVG
- a CDS encoding sporulation protein YpjB, translated to MRTRIAMPILLSIAMLLGSVSATWAYAGEQPLGARQAEAVDAEVLMRRFEEAANSLYKASYADNRQAGYKYVQQLERLLPQLETGIEGRPAGWIMLQQSIQAVSEELLSKRQPAGWLATSARIHLTADAMLRPASGLWMQYERVMLEDVSRVRKAWKRPYEERAAAARAAIDNLSAHLALVEGPAFMLRPEGRTAELHERIRYTNVLLSAGPQDQAQASRVDEALTQLGAAVSRLFTDKPQSVVEEPALAPPASANPVSWTLLLGAIIMAVLAYKSWRKYKQQPYGIKPLP
- the dapB gene encoding 4-hydroxy-tetrahydrodipicolinate reductase, producing the protein MDTIKVAVIGAGGLMGREVVKMVLEDEALELVSAVAPSAGAVDAGSFANKPNTGIIACKTIEEALSSAKADVMVDFTAPHAAYEHTKTAIEFGVRPIMGTTGFTPEQIEELNQRCIEKQLGGLIAPNFSIGAILMMKFAAQASKYLPHVEIIEYHGDHKLDAPSGTSIKTAELIAEARQELRQGNPNEKETIEGARGGYYNGFRIHSVRLPGVFAQQEVVFGGYGQSLKIRHDSYDRAGYMPGVNVAIKKVMGYSGLVYGFEHLMD
- the bshB1 gene encoding bacillithiol biosynthesis deacetylase BshB1 yields the protein MSEPLDILVFGAHADDAEIGMGGTIAKHTMAGMLVGICDLTEAEMSSNGTVEQRRREADDAAAVLGLYSRTNLQLPDRGLELTRSNIDSIVAEIRRSRPRIVFAPYWVDRHPDHIACSKLVEEAVFNAKLRKYMPELPPVQVQQLIYYYINDMEQVSLVVDVSEQYETKRQSLLAYRSQFQAVSGAEDRVSTPLTDRYVERVEARDMLLGQARSWEYAEGFALKRPHEVKLF
- a CDS encoding c-type cytochrome, with product MAHGHKSDEKVVFVGDSRVKKNNHPNIPPDYTSFPGKSEAFIPNFLLKEWMVGCVVLVGFLVWTIAEPAPLGYPADPTNAAFIPMPDWYFLFLYQFLKYPYVSQDYIVLGTMGIPGVMFGGLLLAPFLDTGKERRFYRRPIASSLMILSLIATVYLTVVSWDHYQHQLEITNTIPEHHVREEKAREAAAKGEEAPSTTKKPETAAVAIVEADDPAHKLMEQSKCLTCHAADMKGNPPQIPALRGIGDVLSKEEIVATVTNGNGNMPAFKDSLSAEQIDQIATWLSKQKAATE